Proteins found in one Populus alba chromosome 14, ASM523922v2, whole genome shotgun sequence genomic segment:
- the LOC118059302 gene encoding non-specific lipid transfer protein GPI-anchored 6, whose translation MGSKNGVTASAISYILVLLMLAGSAKSDFQQDRAECADQLVGLSTCLPYVSGDSKAPTLDCCSGLKQVLDKSKKCLCVLIKDRDNPNLGIKFNVTLVGKLPSLCHSPVNVTECIDLLHLPANSTDAKFFEGFANITQSGSIETPAGSGSSNGSNPSSAAVKSSDERPANRWLVAEIVCGSLLLAFTSLGF comes from the exons ATGGGCTCAAAAAATGGCGTGACTGCCTCagcaatttcatatattttggtGCTGTTGATGCTAGCTGGTTCTGCAAAATCAGACTTTCAGCAAGACAGAGCAGAATGTGCAGACCAACTAGTGGGTTTGTCGACATGTCTTCCATATGTCAGTGGTGACTCTAAAGCTCCTACCCTAGATTGTTGCAGTGGGCTTAAACAGGTGTTGGATAAGAGTAAGAAATGCCTCTGTGTCCTAATTAAAGATCGTGATAATCCCAATCTTGGTATCAAGTTTAATGTTACTCTTGTTGGTAAACTTCCTAGCTTGTGTCATTCACCTGTTAATGTAACAGAATGCATCG aTCTTCTGCACTTGCCTGCTAACTCAACAGACGCGAAGTTCTTCGAGGGATTTGCCAACATCACACAATCTGGAAGTATCGAGACCCCGGCTGGTAGTG gGAGCTCGAATGGTAGTAACCCAAGTTCAGCTGCAGTGAAGAGTAGTGATGAGAGGCCAGCAAATAGATGGCTTGTAGCAGAGATCGTGTGTGGATCATTGCTACTGGCTTTTACATCTCTTGGTTTCTGA
- the LOC118059303 gene encoding uncharacterized protein — protein sequence MANSHLGLALFSLVLFFSLTKPTLSQDPSPTVFEILPKFGLPSGLLPKTVKSYSLADDGSFTVYLEKECYVEFDYLVYYEKKITGKLSYGSISNLKGIQVQRFFLWLGVDNIRVDLPPSDSIYFQVGWINKKLDVDQFKTVHSCRAGVSSGSCGGLWKQFLELPAPNNDVQMLLTE from the exons ATGGCAAATTCTCATCTGGGTCTAGCTCTTTTCTCTCtagttctcttcttttctctcacaAAACCCACTCTCTCACAAGACCCTTCTCCTACAGTCTTTGAAATCTTGCCAAAATTTGGTCTTCCTAGTGGGCTCTTACCTAAAACAGTAAAAAGTTACAGTCTTGCTGATGATGGTAGCTTTACTGTCTATTTAGAGAAGGAATGTTATGTTGAGTTTGATTACCTGGTCTACTACGAGAAGAAAATAACTGGGAAGTTGAGCTATGGATCTATCTCGAATTTGAAGGGGATTCAGGTTCAAAGGTTCTTCCTTTGGCTTGGTGTTGATAACATCAGGGTGGATTTACCACCGTCTGACTCGATTTATTTTCAAGTGGGGTGGATTAATAAGAAGCTTGATGTTGACCAGTTTAAGACCGTTCATTCTTGCCGTGCTGGAGTCTCCTCTGGGTCTTGTGGTGGATTGTGGAAGCAGTTTCTTGAG CTCCCAGCTCCGAACAATGATGTTCAAATGCTGCTCACCGAATAG
- the LOC118059305 gene encoding F-box/kelch-repeat protein At1g55270 codes for MQKMEHHASSTGPRGFRVQAPLVDSVSCYCKVDSGLKTVAEARKFVPGSKLCIQPDINPNAHKSKTSRRERTRVQAPLLPGLPDDLAIACLIRVPRAEHRKLRLVCKRWCRLLAGNFFYSLRKSLGMAEEWVYVIKRDRDGKISWNAFDPVHQIWQPLPPVPREYSGALGFGCAVLSGCHLYLFGGKDPLRGSMRRVIFYSARTNKWHRAPDMLRKRHFFGSCVINNCLYVAGGECEGIQRTLRSAEVYDPNKNRWSFISDMSTAMVPFIGVVYDGKWFLKGLGSHREVMSEAYDPETSTWTPINDGMVAGWRNPSISLDGRLYALDCRDGCKLRVYEEASDTWNKFIDSKLHLGSSHALEAAALVPLNGKLCIVRNNMSVSLVDVSSPDKHVESNPHLWENIAGRGHLRTLVTNLWSSIAGRGGLKSHIVHCQVLQA; via the exons ATGCAAAAGATGGAACATCATGCGTCATCAACTGGTCCAAGAGGGTTTAGAGTTCAAGCTCCACTA GTTGATTCTGTATCATGTTATTGCAAAGTAGATTCTGGTTTAAAAACAGTTGCCGAGGCAAGGAAGTTTGTCCCAGGATCAAAACTATGTATCCAGCCTGATATCAATCCTAATGCACACAAGAGCAAAACCTCACGCAGAGAGAGGACCCGTGTCCAGGCACCACTTCTGCCTGGTCTTCCTGATGATCTGGCCATTGCATGTCTGATTCGAGTTCCCCGAGCTGAACATCGAAAGCTCCGTCTAGTTTGTAAGAGATGGTGCCGGCTCCTTGCTGgtaatttcttttattctcttaggAAAAGTCTTGGAATGGCAGAGGAATGGGTTTATGTCATCAAGAGAGACCGTGATGGAAAGATCTCGTGGAATGCTTTTGATCCAGTCCATCAGATCTGGCAACCACTTCCACCAGTTCCTCGTGAGTATTCTGGGGCCCTTGGTTTTGGTTGTGCTGTCCTAAGTGGTTGCCACCTATACTTGTTTGGAGGAAAGGATCCGCTCAGGGGGTCCATGAGACGAGTCATTTTCTACAGTGCCCGGACAAATAAATGGCACAGGGCACCGGATATGCTTCGTAAGCGTCATTTCTTTGGTTCTTGTGTCATAAATAACTGCCTATATGTGGCTGGTGGAGAGTGTGAAGGAATCCAAAGGACTCTTCGCTCAGCTGAGGTTTATGACCCTAACAAGAACCGGTGGAGCTTTATTTCAGATATGAGCACGGCTATGGTGCCTTTCATAGGGGTGGTTTATGATGGAAAGTGGTTTCTAAAAGGCCTCGGGTCCCACCGTGAGGTGATGAGTGAAGCCTATGATCCAGAAACTAGTACCTGGACCCCAATCAACGATGGAATGGTTGCTGGCTGGCGCAATCCTAGTATCAGTTTAGATGGACGTCTCTATGCATTGGATTGCCGGGATGGCTGCAAGCTTAGGGTTTATGAAGAAGCCTCAGATACATGGAACAAATTTATAGATAGTAAGCTCCATCTTGGGAGTTCTCATGCTTTGGAGGCTGCTGCTCTTGTACCTCTCAATGGGAAGCTTTGCATTGTGCGGAACAACATGAGTGTTAGCCTGGTTGATGTTTCAAGTCCTGACAAACATGTAGAGAGTAACCCTCACCTCTGGGAGAATATAGCCGGTAGAGGTCATCTCAGGACCCTTGTTACAAATTTATGGTCAAGTATAGCTGGTCGAGGTGGTTTGAAAAGTCACATTGTGCACTGTCAGGTGCTTCAAGCATGA